The Deltaproteobacteria bacterium genome segment CCCTGGATGGTGGCGTCGAAGTGAAACCCGACCAAGTGCTTGGTCCCGCGCGGGCAGGCCGGCGGATCGTTTATGCCAGCGACACGCGCCCGTGCCGCAACCTTGTCGAACTTGCGCGCGGCGCGGATCTGCTTTTCGTCGAGGGCATGTTCGAGCACGAGCTCGCGGTCGACGCGAACCAAAAAGGACACCAAACGGTGGTGCAGGCGGCGAAACAGGCGCGCGAGGCGGGCGTGGCTCGCGCGGTGCTGTTCCACTTTTCGCCGCGCTATCGAGACGAAGATTTGGCGCGGCTCGGCGCGCAGGCCAAGGCCGAGTTTCCCGCGATCGAGATCGGACGCGATCTGGCGAGATTCGAAATCCCCGTCCGGCCCTGATTCGCGCTGAGGCGCGATGAATCCAGTTGGGCGCAACGAATCCTGCAGGGCGCGATGAATCGCGCCCCTACCGCGCCGCGCGTCGCTTGACAACGCGGCGACTCGCCGAACAATGAATGTTCGATCCCGCGAATCACGGAGTCAGGCCGACCATGCGTCCCCACGTATCCATTGTCGCAATCGCAATTCTGATCGGGTGCGCCTGCGTGCCGGATCGCGATGTGGACGACGATGCCGCGTTGCATTGGATCGACGTGAGCGGCGGCGGGTTCGTGATGGGCTGCGCGGCACTGGATGTCGAATGTGCTGAGGACGAATTGCCGGCGCGCGAGGTGAGCGTCTCGGCATTTCGCATGCTCGCGACCGAGGTGACGCTATTGCAGTATCTCCACGTGGCGGGCAACAACCCGAACACGTTCAACGATTGCTCGCGATGCCCCGTCGAGGGTGTGGACTGGTTCGCCGCCGACGCATTCTGCCGCGCGATCGGGGCGCGGCTGCCGACCGAGGCCGAGTGGGAGTTCGCCGCCAGGGCGGGCTCGGACATGACGTGGCCATGCGGAGAAGACCCGGCGTGTCTGGATGAAATCGCGTGGCACGCGGGCAACGCCGGCGGCGCGACGCACCCGGTGGCAACGAAAGCCGCCAACGCGTGGGGG includes the following:
- a CDS encoding SUMF1/EgtB/PvdO family nonheme iron enzyme, with the translated sequence MRPHVSIVAIAILIGCACVPDRDVDDDAALHWIDVSGGGFVMGCAALDVECAEDELPAREVSVSAFRMLATEVTLLQYLHVAGNNPNTFNDCSRCPVEGVDWFAADAFCRAIGARLPTEAEWEFAARAGSDMTWPCGEDPACLDEIAWHAGNAGGATHPVATKAANAWGFFDLPGNVDEWTSDWYAPLADIDETSDPTGADEGVWRVIKGGSWLVGEAWHLRPSYRGFGVDLAPNFAASHVGFRCAMSISDENTRSE